Proteins co-encoded in one Garra rufa chromosome 7, GarRuf1.0, whole genome shotgun sequence genomic window:
- the LOC141338913 gene encoding uncharacterized protein, whose translation MTHYPDSCLCTFFRAGLNIATKAQLSGEVLPAEVKSVTLMVGDSVTLHTYPTEIQKDDLILWMFGDIEKLDHQTGSLTITDITTTDSGPYDLQISSRYTVNRRINVTVIADVKSVSVMDGDSVTLHTGLTEIQTDDEILWKFGEQDIADLTCSVNNTPSNIDLNRQTGDLNIRNIPKNLDGDYKMEIITRRMILRRKYHIPVIDAMKSLSVKEGDSVALSTVTETQNNDLIQWLFENITIAEINKTAQRFLISERPDLKFRHRLELDHKTRSLIIKNIKTTDFGPYDLKISSSRCTINRRIIVTVTGE comes from the exons ATGacgcattacccggacagctgcctgtgcacgttcttccgtgcAGGACTTAACATCGCCACgaaagcgcagctgtccggggagg tTTTGCCGGCTGAAGTGAAGTCAGTGACATTGATGGTAGGAGATTCAGTCACTCTACATACTTACCCTACTGAAATACAAAAGGATGATCTTATATTGTGGATGTTTGGAGACATAGAGAAGTTGGAtcatcagactggatctctgaccatcacagaCATCACAACCACAGATTCTGGACCTTATGATCTGCAGATCAGCAGCAGATACACCGTAAACAGGAGAATCAATGTTACTGTCATTG CTGATGTGAAGTCAGTTTCAGTGATGGATGGAGATTCTGTCACTCTACACACTGGTCTTACTGAAATACAGACAGATGATGAGATACTGTGGAAGTTTGGAGAACAAGACATTGCTGACTTAACCT GCTCTGTTAACAACACCCCGAGCAACATTGATCTGAATCGTCAGACCGGAGACCTCAACATCAGAAACATCCCAAAAAATCTGGATGGAGATTATAAAATGGAGATTATTACCAGAAGAATGATTTTACGCAGGAAATACCATATTCCTGTTATTG ATGCAATGAAGTCATTGTCAGTGAAGGAGGGAGATTCTGTTGCTCTGTCGACTGTTACTGAAACACAGAACAATGATCTGATACAGTGGCTGTTTGAAAACATTACTATAGCTGAAATCAATAAAACAGCCCAACGTTTCTTGATATCTGAACGCCCTGATCTGAAATTCAGACACAGACTGGAGCTGGATCATAAGACTAGATCCCTGATCATCAAAAACATCAAAACCACAGATTTTGGACCTTATGACCTGAAGATCAGCAGCAGCAGATGCACCATAAACAGGAGAATCATTGTTACTGTCACTGGTGAGTAG